Proteins found in one Rhodobacteraceae bacterium D3-12 genomic segment:
- a CDS encoding hydroxymethylglutaryl-CoA lyase — translation MPERVEIFEMGPRDGLQNEKRQIPTQEKIALVDLLSRAGFSRIEVASFVSPKWVPQMADSAEVLAGIKRSDGVSYAALTPNMRGFEGAVAAKADEIAIFGSASEGFSKANINATIEESIARFDPVLAAAREIGLPVRGYISCVTDCPYDGPTAPADVARVAEILWARGVYEISLGDTIGQGRPETIDAMLAAVLEVVPAGKLAGHYHDTAGRALANIEASLARGLRVFDAAVGGLGGCPYAPGAAGNVATEAVHDHLSALGYETGLDRSILAEAAVMAQAMRGQGDA, via the coding sequence ATGCCAGAGCGGGTAGAGATTTTCGAGATGGGGCCGAGAGACGGTCTTCAGAATGAAAAGCGTCAGATCCCGACGCAGGAGAAGATTGCGTTGGTGGATTTGTTGAGCCGCGCCGGGTTTTCGCGCATTGAAGTGGCGAGTTTTGTCAGCCCGAAGTGGGTGCCGCAGATGGCCGACAGCGCAGAGGTTCTGGCGGGGATCAAACGGAGCGACGGGGTGAGCTATGCCGCGTTGACGCCGAACATGCGCGGGTTTGAGGGCGCGGTCGCGGCCAAGGCGGATGAGATCGCGATTTTCGGCTCGGCATCGGAAGGGTTTTCCAAGGCTAATATCAACGCCACCATAGAAGAGAGCATCGCGCGGTTTGATCCGGTCTTGGCAGCGGCGCGCGAGATTGGGTTGCCGGTGCGGGGTTATATCTCTTGTGTGACGGATTGCCCGTATGACGGGCCGACTGCGCCGGCAGATGTGGCGCGGGTGGCCGAGATCCTCTGGGCGCGGGGCGTTTACGAGATTTCGCTGGGCGACACGATCGGGCAGGGCAGGCCGGAGACAATAGATGCCATGTTGGCCGCGGTGTTGGAGGTGGTGCCGGCGGGTAAGCTGGCCGGGCATTACCACGACACCGCCGGGCGGGCCTTGGCCAATATCGAGGCCTCTCTGGCGCGTGGACTGCGGGTGTTTGATGCCGCCGTTGGCGGTTTGGGCGGCTGCCCTTATGCGCCGGGTGCTGCCGGGAATGTCGCAACAGAGGCGGTGCATGATCATTTGAGCGCCTTGGGCTATGAGACCGGATTGGACCGGAGCATTCTGGCCGAGGCGGCGGTCATGGCGCAGGCGATGCGCGGGCAAGGCGACGCATGA
- a CDS encoding VWA domain-containing protein → MRLFIWCAAMMMAAISPVSSQERAMIVLDASGSMWGQIDGKAKIEIARDTLGDVLGAVPEGNELGLIVYGHRRKGDCKDIELAVKAGKGTGGAIANFAKGISPKGKTPLSAAVKMAAEALRFTEDKATVILVTDGLETCDMDPCALGRELEAAGVDFTAHVVGFGLSKEEGAQVSCLAKATGGQYIEASSADTLGKALEQTVVVEAVPAPAVVPTPAPAPVTPPEPAKPEFNIVGTASLSEGGPVLDDKSVRWILRPIDENGKVINKPAASKYAVEFQASVPAGKYLLITRLEKIEMQREITLSETEQTPVEVVLNAGIVEITPKRTPDGEVEKAIRIKVFNGKFENGAYGKARFYVPAGNIKVTGRLAKAEASKDMVLAAGELLTTDIVVGSGVVMATALYSEGGPAVETNGIRYRVLSAKADLKGKRKELGGTYGSKPIELPVGEYIVTARLDKAEVQSQPIKVEAGQRTDVQLVLNAGVAAITAPGGYRIRILGKKNLQGERKELSSKYGEALSLTLTAGSYLVRVEYESDKAAIEQEVTVVAGERAEVTLQ, encoded by the coding sequence ATGCGGCTTTTTATTTGGTGCGCGGCGATGATGATGGCGGCGATTTCGCCGGTGAGTTCGCAGGAGCGGGCGATGATCGTTCTGGACGCGTCGGGCTCTATGTGGGGGCAGATTGACGGCAAGGCCAAGATCGAGATCGCGCGCGACACGCTGGGCGATGTGCTGGGCGCGGTGCCGGAAGGCAATGAGCTGGGCCTGATCGTTTACGGCCACCGGCGCAAGGGCGATTGCAAAGATATCGAGCTGGCCGTGAAGGCGGGCAAAGGCACGGGCGGCGCGATTGCCAATTTCGCCAAGGGCATCAGCCCCAAGGGCAAGACCCCGTTGAGTGCAGCGGTGAAAATGGCGGCCGAGGCGCTGCGGTTTACCGAAGACAAGGCGACCGTGATTTTGGTGACTGACGGGCTTGAGACCTGTGACATGGACCCTTGCGCGCTGGGCCGAGAGCTGGAAGCGGCGGGCGTGGATTTCACCGCGCATGTGGTGGGCTTTGGCCTGTCCAAGGAAGAGGGCGCGCAGGTGTCGTGTCTGGCGAAAGCCACGGGCGGTCAGTATATTGAGGCGTCGAGCGCCGATACGCTTGGCAAGGCCTTGGAACAGACGGTTGTTGTAGAGGCCGTGCCCGCCCCAGCCGTTGTGCCGACCCCGGCACCCGCGCCAGTGACCCCGCCGGAGCCGGCCAAGCCGGAGTTCAACATCGTCGGCACCGCATCGCTGAGCGAAGGGGGGCCGGTGTTGGACGACAAGTCGGTCCGCTGGATTCTGCGCCCGATTGACGAGAATGGCAAAGTCATCAACAAACCCGCTGCCAGCAAATACGCCGTGGAGTTCCAAGCCTCGGTTCCGGCCGGGAAATACCTGTTGATCACGCGGCTGGAGAAGATCGAGATGCAGCGCGAGATCACGTTGAGCGAGACGGAGCAAACGCCCGTCGAGGTGGTTCTGAACGCGGGGATCGTCGAGATCACGCCCAAGCGCACCCCCGATGGGGAGGTTGAAAAAGCCATCCGGATCAAGGTGTTTAACGGCAAGTTTGAAAATGGCGCCTATGGCAAGGCACGGTTTTACGTACCTGCAGGTAATATCAAGGTAACCGGGCGTCTGGCCAAAGCAGAAGCCAGCAAGGACATGGTTCTGGCGGCGGGTGAGCTGTTGACGACGGATATTGTTGTCGGGTCTGGCGTGGTGATGGCCACAGCGCTTTATTCAGAGGGTGGCCCGGCCGTGGAGACCAACGGTATCCGCTATCGGGTCTTGTCAGCGAAAGCGGATCTGAAGGGCAAGCGCAAGGAGCTTGGCGGCACTTATGGCAGCAAACCGATCGAGCTTCCTGTTGGGGAGTATATTGTGACTGCGCGGCTCGACAAGGCCGAGGTGCAGAGCCAGCCGATCAAGGTGGAGGCGGGGCAGCGCACCGATGTGCAGCTGGTGCTGAATGCCGGGGTTGCGGCGATCACCGCGCCGGGGGGCTATCGTATCCGGATCCTTGGCAAGAAGAACCTTCAGGGCGAACGCAAGGAGCTGTCCAGCAAATATGGCGAGGCGTTGAGCCTGACGCTGACGGCGGGGAGCTATCTTGTGCGGGTCGAATATGAGAGCGACAAGGCCGCGATTGAGCAGGAGGTCACCGTGGTCGCAGGGGAGCGCGCCGAGGTGACTCTGCAATAG